A part of Myxococcales bacterium genomic DNA contains:
- a CDS encoding helix-turn-helix domain-containing protein, giving the protein MIEGMDILSTNRVAALLGVSEATVKRWSDAGTLKCFKTAGGHRKFRLRDVRAFLSDQRDDAPMDVGSVTTLSTEQTEVRSLALNADVDGLVSFVASQRLRGASMAETFDRVFAPALADIGESWARGRLSAAQEHIASGAVGDMLARLRPVVERGSRVDRGRALCACLGEERHELGVRMAAIVLAGEGFRVATAGATVPASDIAMMVAGHAPALLVLSASECADAAGLAADLAIVADAAPPGRTRIVTGGAGFQKLVALPASVECFSSLERLVLALRNGRDEARA; this is encoded by the coding sequence ATGATCGAAGGCATGGACATCCTGTCCACCAATCGGGTCGCGGCACTCCTCGGCGTAAGCGAGGCGACGGTCAAGCGTTGGTCCGACGCCGGGACCCTCAAGTGCTTCAAGACCGCCGGCGGCCACCGCAAGTTCCGGCTGCGCGACGTTCGCGCGTTCCTCTCCGATCAACGTGACGACGCCCCGATGGACGTCGGCTCGGTCACGACGCTGTCGACGGAGCAAACGGAGGTGCGCTCTCTGGCCCTCAACGCCGACGTCGACGGGCTCGTCTCGTTCGTCGCGAGCCAGCGCCTGCGAGGAGCCTCCATGGCCGAGACGTTCGACCGGGTCTTCGCGCCGGCCCTCGCGGACATCGGGGAAAGCTGGGCTCGGGGGCGGCTCAGCGCGGCGCAGGAGCACATCGCGTCGGGGGCCGTGGGGGACATGTTGGCGCGCCTTCGGCCCGTGGTCGAGCGCGGCTCGCGCGTAGACCGCGGACGAGCGTTGTGCGCTTGCCTCGGTGAAGAGCGCCACGAGCTTGGCGTACGCATGGCCGCCATCGTGCTGGCGGGAGAGGGATTTCGCGTCGCGACCGCCGGCGCAACCGTGCCCGCATCGGACATCGCCATGATGGTGGCGGGCCATGCGCCAGCGCTGCTCGTCTTGAGCGCTTCCGAATGCGCGGATGCCGCCGGCCTCGCGGCGGACCTCGCGATCGTCGCCGACGCCGCGCCCCCGGGCCGCACCCGCATCGTGACCGGGGGCGCCGGCTTCCAGAAGCTCGTCGCGCTGCCCGCGTCGGTGGAGTGTTTCAGCTCGCTGGAGCGACTGGTTTTGGCCCTCCGAAACGGCCGCGACGAAGCGCGCGCCTAG
- the ribA gene encoding GTP cyclohydrolase II produces the protein MHVPPRVIRPRLEWLASSPLPTRHGTFTTHVFEETTDDGLTKEHVVLAMGDISGEAALVRVHSECMTSEVFGSLKCDCKEQLEHALAEIGRRGRGAVIYLRQEGRGIGLANKIRAYELQARGHDTVDANRMLGLPDDARRYDVAADLLRHFNVASILLVTNNPEKVAGLRALGVRVDGRVGVVIAPTPFSQGYLEAKRVRMKHDLPHDAPTAFAHPPLKLASGDAE, from the coding sequence ATGCACGTCCCCCCTCGGGTGATCCGGCCTCGCCTTGAATGGCTTGCCTCGAGCCCGCTACCCACGCGCCACGGAACCTTCACGACGCACGTTTTCGAAGAAACGACGGACGACGGCCTCACCAAGGAGCACGTCGTGCTCGCGATGGGAGACATCTCCGGCGAGGCGGCGCTCGTTCGCGTCCACTCTGAGTGCATGACGAGCGAGGTCTTCGGGTCGCTCAAATGCGACTGCAAAGAGCAACTCGAGCACGCCTTGGCCGAGATCGGACGGCGCGGGCGCGGCGCCGTGATCTACCTACGGCAGGAGGGCCGCGGCATCGGCCTGGCCAACAAGATCCGCGCCTACGAGCTCCAGGCTCGCGGCCACGACACCGTCGACGCAAACCGCATGTTGGGCCTCCCCGACGATGCGCGCCGCTACGATGTCGCCGCCGATCTGCTGCGGCACTTCAACGTCGCCAGCATCCTCCTGGTCACGAACAACCCGGAGAAGGTCGCGGGCCTTCGTGCCCTGGGCGTGCGCGTCGACGGGCGCGTCGGTGTGGTCATCGCGCCAACGCCGTTCTCGCAGGGCTACCTGGAAGCGAAGCGGGTTCGCATGAAGCACGATCTGCCGCACGACGCGCCGACGGCCTTCGCGCATCCGCCCTTGAAGCTAGCTTCCGGCGACGCCGAATAG
- a CDS encoding ATP-grasp domain-containing protein: protein MRIALTYNLKLSNAEEEAEFDAPETIEALSAAMARAGHQVERVEVSGPASHLVARLEAFAPDLIFNTAEGRRGRMRRGFYAALFEELGMVATGADAYTLCITLDKTLTKKTLAGFGIPSPRGRLLTRASLRDGGLDDLPFPVIVKPNFEGSSKGIFQSNVAEDAIQLGRVVDQLLAKYPEGVAVERYIAGVDVRVSRIDGIATLAPVEIDIAGEYKRRFNILDFELKHKHPEAVQFRTLDAKGATPPAIGQQVADRVSALADRAFDALGIRDVGSIDFRVGLDGEVYFLSATAIPSFDPDSALFVATKNLGIDYTGTVMAVVRAAAARSGLLPLLDATKPRSRSRRTALRVGFAFNMKRIESSNGDDREAEYDSPETIDAISKAIESHGHTVVPLEATVDFPRVLTSANVDVVFNIAEGISGRNREAQVPNLCELLGVPFSGSDSATLSICLDKTLCKRMLRDVDTPGFQLLVTGREKLRPLRYPVIVKPNAEGTSKGISLKSVADDETRVRELAREIIERYGQPAIVEEYIKGREFTVGLLGERRPRVLPPMEVIFLGGHQRPVYDYECKQEWEKHVRYECPAQLTKEELRAIERVCRTTFMQLGCRDVARIDLRMTPEGKIYVLEVNPLPGLTPDYSDLCLIANAIGIDYHTLIGEIMSGAIKRWRERTFGERDRDVESERRPSGEPQGATAAAPPPAASAALAETPATPPTAAN, encoded by the coding sequence ATGCGGATCGCGCTCACCTACAATCTCAAGCTCTCCAACGCCGAAGAAGAAGCCGAGTTCGATGCGCCAGAGACCATCGAAGCGCTGTCGGCGGCGATGGCGCGAGCGGGTCACCAGGTCGAACGCGTGGAGGTCTCGGGCCCCGCTTCGCATCTCGTCGCGCGACTCGAGGCCTTCGCGCCCGATCTCATCTTCAACACCGCCGAAGGGCGCCGCGGCCGCATGCGACGCGGCTTCTACGCGGCCCTCTTTGAAGAGCTCGGCATGGTCGCCACGGGCGCCGACGCCTACACGCTCTGCATCACGCTCGACAAGACGCTGACCAAGAAGACACTCGCAGGCTTCGGGATTCCGAGCCCCCGGGGCCGACTCCTGACGCGTGCGTCGCTGCGCGATGGCGGCCTCGACGACCTCCCCTTCCCGGTCATCGTGAAACCGAACTTCGAAGGCTCATCCAAGGGCATCTTCCAAAGCAACGTCGCCGAGGACGCGATTCAGCTCGGGCGCGTCGTGGATCAGCTTCTGGCCAAATACCCGGAAGGAGTCGCCGTCGAACGCTACATCGCCGGCGTCGACGTACGCGTAAGCCGCATTGATGGCATCGCCACCCTTGCGCCCGTCGAGATCGACATCGCCGGCGAGTACAAGCGACGCTTCAACATTCTCGACTTCGAGCTCAAGCACAAACACCCAGAGGCGGTGCAGTTCCGGACGCTCGATGCCAAGGGCGCGACTCCGCCGGCCATCGGGCAGCAGGTCGCTGACCGCGTGAGCGCGCTCGCCGATCGAGCGTTCGACGCGCTCGGCATCCGCGATGTGGGCTCGATCGACTTCCGCGTAGGCCTCGACGGCGAGGTCTACTTCCTGAGCGCGACGGCCATCCCGAGCTTCGATCCCGACTCGGCGCTCTTCGTCGCGACCAAGAACCTGGGCATCGACTACACGGGCACCGTGATGGCCGTCGTACGCGCCGCCGCGGCGCGCTCGGGCCTCTTGCCGCTCCTCGACGCGACGAAGCCGCGCTCGCGGTCGCGCCGGACTGCGCTCCGCGTCGGCTTTGCCTTCAACATGAAGCGCATCGAGTCGTCGAACGGCGACGACCGCGAAGCTGAGTACGACAGCCCCGAGACCATCGACGCGATCTCCAAGGCCATCGAGAGCCACGGGCACACGGTCGTGCCGCTGGAAGCGACGGTGGACTTCCCTCGGGTGCTGACCAGCGCCAACGTCGACGTGGTCTTCAACATCGCTGAGGGCATCAGCGGCCGCAACCGCGAGGCTCAGGTGCCGAACCTCTGCGAGCTCTTGGGAGTTCCCTTCTCGGGCAGCGACTCGGCGACCTTATCGATCTGCCTCGACAAGACCTTGTGCAAGCGGATGCTCCGCGACGTCGACACGCCGGGCTTCCAGCTGCTCGTGACAGGTCGCGAGAAGCTTCGCCCCCTTCGCTACCCGGTCATCGTAAAACCAAACGCCGAGGGAACGAGCAAGGGCATCTCGCTCAAGAGCGTCGCCGACGACGAGACGCGCGTTCGTGAACTGGCGCGCGAAATAATCGAACGTTACGGTCAGCCCGCCATCGTCGAGGAGTACATCAAGGGGCGCGAGTTCACCGTCGGCCTCCTCGGTGAGCGCCGGCCCCGCGTGCTCCCGCCGATGGAGGTCATCTTCCTCGGAGGCCACCAGCGACCCGTCTACGACTACGAGTGCAAGCAGGAGTGGGAGAAGCACGTTCGCTACGAGTGCCCTGCGCAGCTCACCAAGGAAGAACTGCGCGCCATCGAGCGCGTCTGCCGCACCACGTTCATGCAACTCGGTTGCCGCGACGTCGCGCGCATCGACCTTCGCATGACGCCTGAGGGCAAGATCTATGTGCTGGAGGTCAACCCGCTGCCGGGGCTCACGCCCGACTACAGCGATCTGTGCCTCATCGCCAACGCCATCGGTATCGACTACCACACGCTCATCGGCGAAATCATGAGCGGAGCCATCAAGCGTTGGCGCGAGCGAACCTTTGGCGAGCGTGACCGCGACGTGGAGTCGGAGCGACGCCCCTCCGGCGAGCCTCAAGGCGCGACCGCCGCGGCGCCGCCACCCGCCGCCAGCGCCGCCCTTGCCGAGACCCCGGCGACACCGCCCACCGCCGCCAACTAA